The Mercenaria mercenaria strain notata chromosome 1, MADL_Memer_1, whole genome shotgun sequence nucleotide sequence tcaataaaatactgaaatatacacTTGTGTAGTTATACATTTAGTTTATATGCATTTCATTATACTATTTGCAGAAAATAGACTTCAAACATGGGGAAAGGAAAAGGAGATCACCCTCCACAGAAGTaagttaattaaataaatttgtatttttgagaaacaaaaactgcttttatattcacacatttcaaatatttttattttggaacCGTGAGACGCATTTATAAATACAGAGTGTACTTTTTATTCTCAGCTTTAGTTGTAATTTTGAGCATTTTCTCTTTGGATCTATATTGCGATACAATGGAAGAATATACAAGACGACTAAACACTTCGagcattttaaatttgtttcatcACATGATTCAATTTGCGTCTGTTGCATTTCTCTGTTCATGCGACTCAACTTCATTTTCAGGTTTATAGGCGACCAATTTTTCTGTCAGCTGTTCATATTCGTCTTTATGGGTGTCAGTATAACATTGTCGAGCCTAAGTGCAGGGATGGATGATGGGGGTAGTTTTCCCTTTCCGTACGTCTTTACTGGCTTTGTTTTAGGACCTATTGTAAGTATCTTAGTGGAAACAGAATACAGAAAATATCTGAAACATTATGaatgactgcgcggatgctcaggctggtctggatccatgctggttgcaaagccactatatttgttttgtcatggcgcggctcatatatcgtTCAATCTGCTGTATTATGTTCTACACTACGGGCTATTTAAAACTAAGTATAAGAGACTAAGTGTTCAAGACGACGTTTTGATAGAAATACAATGTCTATTTAACTCTGTTTTAACAAACAGCTATTGGTTTATgttataaatgtaatataaatgtaaaacCCTAACCCTAGTTGGTCATGTAATCATTACATTTGAACATATATACCATTTAAACATCAATTAATAGAAACCTCTATGCAGATGTTTTGAAATTAATCGTTTTTTCAATGTAGAGATCATGTTTCTATAATTGTACATAACATCTTATACAATTTGTATGTCTGTATTGcctacaaaatatttctttttcacatGTAATATGGCAGTGTCCTGTTTCAGTTTGCAGATTGATGTCacttatatctttatgaaacgaGAAATATTAACCTGCCATTAAATTATTAATACCTTACAGCTTCTTGTCAACCTCATATCCAGATGGTATGTCGTGAGAGCTGTACAAAAGAAAGGGGTTACCAGAAAGAATATACTGGAAATACTGAATAATACAACATTTGGTGTACGTATTATTATTAAAATCCTCTTTATATAATTGTATAGTACATGTACTGTCTTTAATTACAAACAATGTCCACATTATTGATTATTTTACGTAAAACAATAGTGATAAAATGCGATTTAAAGCTATCAAAGTATGTGAAGATGTTAAGGTAAtgatacagaaaaaaacaaaatattctttatgtAATTTAATCTGTTATAATTCAAGATTTCTCTACCTTTTTATCTTTATGTGTAGTTTGTTCATTTTACAGGATGGTAGTATTTAGACCGCAAGTCCGAAGTAGCTCGGTCCTATTTATGTTGAAAGAATGTCCTAGACCTCTGTTTTTCTTGATTCCATATAATTGACATATATGGACCTATGTAGAATATTACGAAGCTGTTTTTTGTTTAATTCCTAAGTTTCGGTATTTTTTTCCCTGTTTATGCGAATACACATTTAGACATGTGGATATCTTGTAGACTATCATATATTTCTTAACACCAAAATTACCTTatattttagctccaatttattGTCTTCCGTGATCTTTTGCAATTATGAACAAATATGATGTGCATGCGTATGAAAAAGAAGTATGGAATAAATTACTTTTTATAAAGTGAATAATGTAATTTTTGATGAACGCTTATTCATATAGTAACATCTTGAATTTCAGAAACATATCTGGCCATGGTCCTGCCGGGTGGGAATGTTGTGGTGTATTCCTGGCTCAATACTTACAGGACTAGGTGGAGTAAACTGCGGAATAGAAGAGAACCATGACAACGCAAACGGCACTTCCAGAGTAAAAAATAACTGTTACTATGATATTGAAGGAGTACACGGCGAAATGTACAAAGGCTTAGCTATAGGATTAGTGGTCATACACGTGTTTTCGTTTGTATACCTGTTGCTAAGTAACTGTCCCGTGCATAGTGTGCTTGAACAAATAAAAGAAGACCCACGAACAACAACAGCGACTCCGGCCAATAATCGTCCCGCTGCGGCCCCTGCTGCCACTGCCACTCCTGCTGCAAGCACACCACAGGCTTCGCCTAATGGTGGAGCAGGTaatgaaacagaaatgaaaaCTAAGATACAACAACTTGAAAATAGAGTAAGAGAACTTGAGAGCAGAGAAAGACAAGTAAGAGAATTAAGTGTGCTACCTCCACCACCGACATACAACGAATTGATGAACTCTGATGGTTACAAGAGTACCGGAGCCCATCCTGACAATACTTTCTCTTAACTGCTTTACAGAAACAACATTGAACAAAGCTATTATGTGAAAGAAAAGtacaaacaaaagaacaaaaaaagtaTCACAATCAACAGTAAATAGTTTCTATGTAGTAGTTGTTCCCTGTCAGATGCATTTTTGGGCGTTGTATCGTATTTCATTCATACTGAacacatatttgttttgtttttgaagatggCAAGAATATAATTCATTTAgagttttaaatcaaaatttacagAATGACAAGactgtgtgtgtgtatatatagtGGCTATGAGGTTAAAATTAATTCACCATGGTACAGAAGGCGAATACTTTTTATCTGTAGTACCTCGGGTGGTTCTTTAAAAGTCCTTTCATGATAACAAATCAAAACGATACATCAAGCAGATATTACTATTTGTATTTTGCAGGGATATATGACTGTATGTTTTAATTTATCGATTTTTTATTCTATCGGCAAGTTACTTACACATTATCGACACAAACGTTTTTGACACTTTGTGTGTTTTATATCATGTAGCATACTATATACCATCTCAACCATTTATTCTATATCGcaaatgtatcttttatttttcattttcgttCGAAAAGGGTTTGTTTTCCTTTTCGTTATATTGACAAGTTAATTATAATTGTTCTGTACTGTACTTAACGTTGAGATCAATCAAAGGTGTTCCGTAAGGTTATTCAAATGTCATTTGTTTATTATATCTGTTACCAAGGAAAAGAATTCTATAACAAATGTCTTTTGTTCTTATCCTTTCCTTACTATCATGTTAACTTCTTGTTGTAATTGTACAAATCtatggaataaatatgtttaaactaccTGTTACCTGTTATCATTACACCAGTAACTGCAAGGCAGTCGTATATTTTTACAGACTGCTAATTAAAATACAACAAGGTAATTCtcagtttcatgtacatgtattattaatATCTTCCTATAGCCAACTTAAGATTTACGTCACACGTACAGGTTTACGTCACATGTAATACCTTGAAGGTTAAAAATCTAATTCTTGGTCATTATACTGGATTGAACACAAAAAAGTACAGTATTTTAACGATGTATAAGAATGCCAGCCATGTTCATAACCTGTATTTACAGTACAGACATGTAATCAAATAATAAGTCAGAATTTTCAAATTACTTAtaattagcaaaatatttattatgagaGGACACACAAGAATCACGCAAAGTTGGACAACAActgaaaatatgatattgttgACAACGTTCAGTGAACTGAAGGACTAGCATTCAGACAAGTACTGTATGCATTGTGCTGaaaaatgtaaagtaagttaAGGAAACTGTGGGTATGATGGGTATGCTGCCCTTACCCTAACGTACACTAATAATTACAAAACTAAATCAACAAcatacaagtaaaaaaaaattgctgcaagatgcagcaaatagatggtcgcacggtccaaaaaacaaagtgtttgacccatattcaaacttgacctagattttatcaaggcaataattctgacaaaatttcatgaagatcaattgaaaaatactgtctctatcgcatacacaaggtttttctttgatttgacctatgacctacattttggccccagatgacccatattcaaactcgacctagatttgatcaaggcaatcattctgacataattttatgaagatcaattgaaaaatacagcctctatcacatacacaaggcttttctttgatttgacatggtgtcctagtttttgaccccagaaaacccattttcgaacttggcctagatttcatcaagataatcattctgacaaaatttcatgaagatcaattgaaaaagaaagcctctatcgcatacacaagctaaatgtcgacagacgacagacgctggacatcgagtgatcacaagaggttaaaaaaaaacaaagagtacaaatatgcccccaagagtaaacaaaatagtggtgaataaatttatttcaaggtaaatacagtattacagcagtataagtaaataaaatgcatttttatattttacctgtagatcttctataaaaaaaactggaaaaagttaacttcacaacgcgacagtttgcacagccagaccaggattcgaacctggaacctccccaaaacacaaattaccatacgtaatttcctcaattttgggttgctctgccaGTTGAGCTATCTGACCAGTGGAACTGCAATATCCTAGcaatatcacttaagataaatGTTTGATTTGCGGTTTTTAAATCTGAAAGGgagcatgaaaatgtgaaaaaatggtaATGGGGATATTAGTAATCATTCAAGTTTTCTACCAAGTCAACTCTGTATATAAGCTGAATTACCACCTTTTTTCTATTGAGCCTactgaaattctctcaaaaatattaattaaaatcctcttttaatatttaaaacaagcattgtcacaaataaatacaaattaggttagaaaaaagtttgtttccggtatcccgacctacccttaattccggaccctaattctttttcattgcctcggagaagttttttttttaatttaatgttttaacaaaaagttgaaaaacagcactttttatgttttaaacatagtcagtgatgttaaaaatcaacttactcaaGGAAAAATCAGCAGGGGCTAAGGGTGTAACTATACATcggaattcattttatcatgatatatcagtttggcgatacgcatatcgtatcataggcctgttgtttcgaaattcattttatcatgatacatcagtttggcgatacgcatatcgtatcataggcctattatttcgaaattcattttataatgatacatcagtttggcgataTGCGTATCGAATCATAGGTctgtttcacaatacagaaacgataagtgaaaactagaaatattgcatgatatctttcatacaatcagtgttaaagatagtaactaaagaaATGTATCATTCCAAGAGTGGAGACattgattaatttttattttgtcacataaatgcTTACTTACGATACTCAATTCATATCGCGATATGTACcatatcgttgcatctgtatcacgatacatattgtatcgtgagtctagcatattgttacacccctagcaggggcccagtagcccatggttcctagattttgggctcggaccctaaattgttggagaaaatgcccatatacctaatgctaaacatttgtttttgacagtctgggtccctaaataaaaatagctagtttatatccctgttactgatgctctaaaggaataacacctttattcgtatttttgtacacaaaaatattCCGAAAGGTccaatttgataataaaatccagattttttttttaaaaattactgacTAGCTACTAActatttttctttagcatgttactggaaacattttttggccttacatacatgtataccttAATTGTAGTCATACAGGGTATCTTAAACactatatgatttttaagacgggaaagtgtgcagattggaaattatacactgtttttcaaagtgaaaagcacctaagtgtatttgaatgggactaaaattatattttcatttttcaacgagTGGGTGCATAATCTCCCTATAAATCCATATCTACATTTACGGAAATACACCCAACATTCAACAATTAACTTCtaatcataactgggaggtcagggcagttgttaaaaactggggatatgttgaaataaatcaaataaatgtagcacaaaatatgcaattatagctgctgtcactcatgcagaaaaacctgaaaaatgtgaTAGTGTCATAATCTAGGgcctatataaatctttatcactttaattttatgtcaaaagcattgatttgtcattcaatacattcatacacttacaagagtccaaaacacaattttcatcttgtaatcaaaactagcagaaaagtagtggttgttatttatcatcaggaagtacatgtacatgtatgtaccagAAGACAGCGAGTCAAAATTTTTCACGAGGTCTAAAATCGCCCATTATCTGGACTATCATTGGACCTTATAATaagacgaaatgcccccttgtgcaGGACATTGGATTATGTTTAACAATAGTTCGCTTTcaataattggaaaaaccttgaACAGCGCCACCTGCCGAGTGTAACATATGTACATGTCATGGAGGTAATctctctatattacctccatggtacatgtgtagtaaattcgcTCCGTAAGTCACATGGTCTATTCTAGGACTTcttcgttttaaaatatatactgtactGTACATATATGGACCATCCataatttcaaagatttttctatctataattttacagaacatacaAAATCCTAGACCTAGCTGTTATCTCTTTAGACAAGCTTATACATCGGATTATTTCGCCTATCTATCTCTTCATACTGCCTCGCACCTCTTGTTATCAGGAAGTATGTACAAGAGAATATTCTCTCCAAGACACCGAGTCAAAAGTTCTGACGCGGTctcaaattgataaattaaaatgcctaatgtttcagtaacgggatatgtttataaatagcttcatttaataattggaaaaacattcgcagcgccacctgccaaaagtagcataatgtacatgtatgtgtagtaaaatcgcgccaaaaatcacgtggtctattgtttacattattccGTCTTCAAAATCTTCACATTTATgcacattaaaaaatgatactttgactgcaactcacctctataaacctattaaaatgcgtaactaagcaaaaagtcttctaaagcatGCTATTTATTTATGTTCCTATAATTTGATAGTGTAAGTAGGTCATCACCCTAATCATCACTTAGGGTGACTCGCTCGGTTTGTTTGGTTTATTCTGAAATTTAGATCAACGCATGTGAATTGGCACtcaaaatgcattgttatcaaaaacaatattgttggtaACAACTTGCCTTATTCTTGACAAAATccactacaaaatattttaataaaaaaagacgttacactgactacagcaagaatgacataattttaCTGCGCGTGCGCGAATGGCCTTGCGCGAataacttgaaaggctgaaattgatcaaatccgattcaatataatgcaaattctgcaaatattgcaaaatataaaccagaaggaacaaaattaaaaaatatttatttcattattgttgcgattacacgttagaatattcactttctgagtgtcaaacgaaaatttaacagaaatatgactcgaagggaaaaaattgtcaaatccgaacccattgcacattctaaaaccacctctatatgcccggccctgatgTGCCGTGCAATTACAGTGGTTTTTTATCGCCTTCCTTTTTTGACTGAAATCAAATCATACAGTAATCAAACTCAatagaacgttttcattggctgTTTATTGCATACTGTGCTAAGCTTTTGTTACATACTTACATTCGCCCCATcattttccattaaaaattatgacgttcatttcgtatgaacagcaaaaggaaaggcgcgaaagtcaggtaatcgctgcttagtgataaccgaccgctgttttgacgacgtccgtgtatagtcagggagaacgttccttagacgacgtcgcagttgttccgtctggtgaacagaatggccgggaagctgaatttaatgttaaatgccacaaaatattgtgcaatttataatattgtcttgtttacaaatgggaaggaaatataatgtaaatatatgaaatgaaactattttttttcggtgttcatgcgaaataaatGACAgcataggatcggcaaattaaacatgaatcgctagtgCGATTCATgcatttgccgatcctattctgtcgttcattccgcatgaacaccgaaaaaaccccatttcatttctttattaaacGCATGATGGTACATATGATTAAATGGACTATTACCTACACCTGTCTCTAATTATCTGTACATAAATGGAACAAATGTACATTTACACTTTACATAAGCACTAAGCTTTGTTAGTAGTGAAATATAAACTAATAACGGTATTAAATATATCACGGCCTAGGCTTATTAATTCTCTATAATTAATATCAGACCTACTGAAGTAGTGTGACGGGTATCGTTTATAATTAGTATTGTAACAAATTGTCCGATGCAATAGAAATTGTGTACATACAAGGGTTTTTCTTGCATGATACATTGGTTGCATTGTTCTTTTTATGGGAGCTGAAGCCTTGACAACACGTCTTATATATGTTATGGCGTTGCATTGTAAATTTATCACGATAAGTCACTTGGAATTTGGTATCAGTGTTACTTTTGTACAGTTATTGCTTTATCAAAGAGCATGTCCAAATGCAAATTGTGAATagatcaaaacactaaataaatgtattattgcCTATTATATCGCAACTGTTTTCGAGAAACGGAACTAATCTGATGTATTTAGATATCACCATAATAGTTAAAAAGTGATAACAGATTTAACAgaattgaaattgaactttattttttatatatgacATTAAATATCCTGTATGAatggtattttgtttttaaacaataaagatcttatgtatacatttatttatataagtataatttgTAGGTTGCATTACCTGCAGTATTTTTATAAACAACATTGTTTAAACGTACCCGTACATCATCTCaatagttaaaatcatttttgtgataatatatttaaatagataTAATCATAGTTACCTTAATTACATTTacttaatatttgatatatatactaCTTTAACATGTTCtgtatgtataatatttttatgcTTTGTGTTTTATGCTTATAAATTGTACATAAAAACTCATTTTGCGTTGTTATTGTATATCGAAAAACTCATTTTGGCGTTATTGTTTTGATTATAACTGACTATTCTTTATATATCCTTTTCTTTATATCTTTCCATCGCAAAACATAATTGACAAGACTATGAAAAATCCTCTTTCTTAGGATTTGCTGTGTTTGAATCATTTACAATCCAgttcattaccaacttttagtaacatctctaaaccgataaagcgggacagatatacctatcataaaaatcaataaaaccaataatccaatatcagcgctaccggacggattcgttgatttccgtacgaattgttgtttttgtagtaacacgggggaaacatcgataattaacagctttggccattatctgatgcatttacaggcgggcggtttgctaaacgtTATACTTGACTGCAGTTTTAATAACATtaagtgaaaatcggaacaagtagaaaatttatataatactttattaattgtcaaataaaagtaatatttaagaatatgaatatgttatctaaatatttagaaatcgttacatttgatacatcgaacacataaatttactttctttttaatacataaaacatcatgctaacatacatctatgtacagaaaagaaatatttaacctgtctgtaaataaaataaatattcaagaatatgaatatctTATCTATAATATTTAGAATATTGTATTCATGACAAAAAAACTGTACAGTTTacgtcaataaaatattctgtctgtctgtctgtctgtctggtaacatatttttatgacccggcttgaaacaacactgaccggatattgtttacccctaggcaacattgtaatacacaataaaagtcaaagggtaattttaaaatatttgttacaattttattttatgcttaatgtgactgtgtgcaatcttgggactaaaaCAAGTAATAGGTAACGCAGTTTTTTTAAACGAATGATAAAAGAATGtatcaaaaacatgcattaatttaagaatacagaataaaatatacaaaggaggttcggaaaaaagcagaattatcagttcatcaaggctatcattcaaattaaagtttggtcaaataatgaataatagaaatgatttttttgtttcaaaattatttaaaaaatccatatgaataaaaaaaaaatgaccgcaTCGGATATCGGACCCGGACCGCAGtggcaataaaaaagtctcaagatcgttcggcaaaaaataatataggtatctggaaattaatcatcgctatatttATTAAGAATGCTTTgcaactcaattactgacagactatattttacaaaaacacatgagaattagttgttttaagtatttttcacgatgagaattaaaagcatttgtatatttaatgcgaattgaacactaaatcctccatagcgttattctaaacgacagcggatctaggtttcggcgtttctgaattcaacaattaatttgttttaatttgtctaattacaatctcagttgtttttttttttttttttttttttttgtcaatgttgagttgcctacaattcataggctttgagctataacaatttgtaccgacaaagtcaggcaagcagacgacaatattttccgtaacagcttccgagtatttacggataacggcggaaaaagccggaatttttgaagaaattattattattattattattataccagatttatatagcgcccttttcatgatcaatttcacgttcgaatgcgctttacatatttcaaatgcagccacacagggcgcatagttcatcctctactagtacagacacagagcgatctgacaagagggacagagtgagacaaagcccccacgacagagagatcagaaatcagatacaggcttgtccggctaacttagcctagctcgttgcgaatagatagcctggttctttaacgtgcccagtgtatagcactgatacacgcaaggattgcctgggttc carries:
- the LOC123541495 gene encoding uncharacterized protein LOC123541495 encodes the protein MGKGKGDHPPQKFIGDQFFCQLFIFVFMGVSITLSSLSAGMDDGGSFPFPYVFTGFVLGPILLVNLISRWYVVRAVQKKGVTRKNILEILNNTTFGKHIWPWSCRVGMLWCIPGSILTGLGGVNCGIEENHDNANGTSRVKNNCYYDIEGVHGEMYKGLAIGLVVIHVFSFVYLLLSNCPVHSVLEQIKEDPRTTTATPANNRPAAAPAATATPAASTPQASPNGGAGNETEMKTKIQQLENRVRELESRERQVRELSVLPPPPTYNELMNSDGYKSTGAHPDNTFS